The following are from one region of the Vanessa cardui chromosome 3, ilVanCard2.1, whole genome shotgun sequence genome:
- the LOC124543534 gene encoding small ubiquitin-related modifier 3, whose product MSDEKKGESEHINLKVLGQDNAIVQFKIKKHTPLRKLMNAYCDRAGLSMQVVRFRFDGQPINENDTPTSLEMEEGDTIEVYQQQTGGALV is encoded by the exons ATGTCGGATGAAAAAAAG gGAGAAAGCGAACATATCAACTTAAAAGTACTAGGACAGGATAATGCCATTGTCcaattcaaaataaagaaacacaCACCTCTCAGAAAATTGATGAATGCCTACTGTGATAGAGCG GGTCTATCAATGCAAGTAGTCAGATTCAGATTTGACGGACAACCAATCAATGAAAATGACACACCTACATCACTGGAGATGGAAGAAGGCGACACAATAGAAGTGTACCAGCAGCAGACGGGAGGGGCTCTAGTGTAA